The sequence below is a genomic window from bacterium.
GGTGCGTTCTCGTATTCACCGAGGAAGAAGATTGCTGAGAAAGTGGCTATCAGCAGGAAATTCTGACGAAGAACCGAAAATAATGGCATGACAAACCTGCCGCATAATTCGACTTATTATCTGGATAAACTCCGACAACTTCATATTAAAATGCGTGACCACTTACGCAAACAGATGGTTACGCAGGATCAAACAACCCTATCGGCTGCGACTGCGGCTCGTGATGGCGATACTATTTATCGTATTGATGAGTTTAGCGAAGAACTTCTTTTAGAATATTGTAGAGAATGGGCAAAAGAAACTCCGTTTGTTCTTATTGCTGAGGGCATATCCGGAGATGGTTGGCTTTCTTTGCCTGATGGCGCTTCAGCTCAGGATGCAACCTTTCTTCTCATTGTTGATCCAATCGATGGCACTCGCCCATTAATGTATGACAAGCGAAGCGCTTGGCTGTTAACTGGAATTGCACCAAACCTAGGAAGAAAAACTACGCTTGCCGATATCACGATTGCGATGCAGACGGAGCTACCTATCACCCGACAAAATCTTGCCTATCATCTGTGGGCGGTAAAAGGGCAGGGCGCTCAGGCTGAG
It includes:
- a CDS encoding inositol monophosphatase, with translation MTNLPHNSTYYLDKLRQLHIKMRDHLRKQMVTQDQTTLSAATAARDGDTIYRIDEFSEELLLEYCREWAKETPFVLIAEGISGDGWLSLPDGASAQDATFLLIVDPIDGTRPLMYDKRSAWLLTGIAPNLGRKTTLADITIAMQTELPITRQNLAYHLWAVKGQGAQAELHDLVLDQVNPASLHPSRAQTLEHGFASLVKFFPAGKRELVEIECRLFEALVGDLNIGNPVIFDDEYTSTGGQLFELMVGHDRFIADLRPLLYKRYQSHQKPLCAHPYDIGTELIAREAGVIITDEKGNPLSSLLDIQENVAWIGYANQALRDKIEPILLSILESSDLL